From one Candidatus Chromulinivorax destructor genomic stretch:
- a CDS encoding thioredoxin family protein, with protein MKTRVWFLMCVLIASVVDARYIPIKHERDFSEEINRFEFAVVCFLDASSLGKKDQMKELKKMVAATSDTQPYDKLLKHEVGFLVVDAAKDSVRPLLKKYGVAWNSMPQFLLFHNGKAVSNISEQIVRLIGFVCKADLLDFIDDYFGKAFDDILSVKAEQKQDEKEMQIARYQAYAASRYPYGMYAPYNAYGQYSWYGYRAFYENGGYWGNTFYIP; from the coding sequence ATGAAAACTAGAGTATGGTTTTTAATGTGTGTGCTTATCGCATCAGTTGTCGATGCACGGTATATTCCAATTAAACATGAAAGAGATTTTTCAGAAGAAATTAATAGATTTGAATTTGCTGTCGTCTGTTTTTTAGATGCAAGTAGTCTTGGTAAAAAAGATCAGATGAAAGAGTTGAAAAAAATGGTTGCAGCAACATCAGATACACAACCGTATGATAAATTACTTAAGCATGAAGTCGGATTTTTGGTCGTTGATGCAGCAAAAGATTCTGTGCGACCTCTCTTGAAAAAATATGGTGTTGCTTGGAACAGTATGCCGCAATTTTTACTCTTTCATAACGGAAAAGCTGTCAGCAACATCTCTGAGCAGATTGTGCGATTGATAGGTTTTGTCTGTAAAGCGGATTTATTAGATTTTATTGATGACTATTTTGGAAAAGCATTTGATGATATTTTATCAGTCAAAGCTGAGCAAAAACAGGACGAAAAAGAGATGCAAATTGCTCGTTACCAAGCGTACGCAGCTTCTCGATATCCGTACGGTATGTATGCTCCGTATAATGCGTATGGCCAGTATTCATGGTATGGTTATCGAGCATTTTATGAAAACGGTGGTTACTGGGGAAACACTTTTTATATTCCATAA
- a CDS encoding alpha/beta hydrolase, with protein MSKQVGFVLFLYLCVMQLSCVYAENKASQHQIPAGQLLPLMMYQDQLDFKAVKQQIKDCKPQEVIFNVLVDGTSGATMQRKGLLVRRQNARGTVIICHGYLGCKRDAIALKHLFPFYNVLAFDFRAHGELIEGQKSTIGRDEAYDVMGAAQFIKADPEMSKKPLIVYGYSMGAVASIEAQAKDGSLFDAMILDCPYDSTDNAMRRGLDEKMKLTILGSELDIPGKEFILAHMYDESAQIITNYLFKQITALDSNAVATRFTRVAPIESVKKITVPCLFIHCDHDKKVPTSAVKAVYDNKPGFKELWITFGKGHFGSYNNEPEMYWYRVNKFLNRIAVGMIAQRQQEKIYDQRLTKNIGTDHGQAILKRFVDNKKGD; from the coding sequence ATGTCAAAACAAGTAGGGTTCGTTCTATTTTTGTATCTTTGCGTTATGCAGCTTAGTTGTGTATATGCTGAAAATAAAGCATCACAACATCAGATACCAGCAGGGCAACTTCTTCCTTTAATGATGTATCAAGATCAGCTTGATTTTAAAGCTGTAAAGCAACAGATTAAAGATTGTAAACCTCAAGAAGTAATATTTAATGTTCTTGTTGATGGCACTTCTGGTGCTACCATGCAGCGAAAAGGGTTGCTTGTTCGTCGTCAAAACGCTCGTGGAACCGTGATAATTTGTCATGGCTACCTTGGATGCAAGCGCGATGCAATTGCCTTAAAGCATTTATTTCCTTTTTATAACGTCTTAGCTTTCGATTTTCGTGCTCATGGAGAGTTAATTGAAGGGCAAAAATCGACAATTGGTCGAGATGAAGCGTACGATGTTATGGGTGCAGCACAGTTTATTAAGGCTGATCCAGAAATGTCTAAAAAACCTTTAATTGTGTACGGTTACTCGATGGGTGCAGTTGCATCGATCGAAGCTCAGGCAAAAGATGGCAGCTTATTTGATGCAATGATTCTTGATTGCCCTTACGATTCTACGGACAATGCAATGCGTCGTGGCCTTGATGAAAAAATGAAACTTACCATTCTTGGTTCAGAGCTGGATATCCCTGGTAAAGAATTTATTTTAGCGCACATGTATGATGAATCAGCTCAAATTATTACCAATTACTTGTTTAAGCAAATTACGGCCCTTGATTCAAATGCTGTTGCAACAAGATTTACTCGTGTAGCACCCATAGAATCGGTTAAAAAAATTACAGTTCCTTGTTTATTTATTCATTGTGATCATGATAAAAAAGTACCAACATCTGCAGTTAAAGCTGTGTATGATAATAAACCTGGTTTTAAAGAACTGTGGATTACTTTTGGAAAAGGGCATTTTGGTTCGTACAACAATGAACCAGAAATGTACTGGTATCGTGTGAATAAGTTTTTAAATCGAATTGCTGTAGGGATGATTGCACAGCGCCAGCAAGAAAAAATTTATGATCAACGTCTGACTAAAAACATAGGAACAGATCATGGTCAAGCAATATTAAAAAGATTTGTCGACAATAAAAAAGGAGATTGA
- a CDS encoding ankyrin repeat domain-containing protein, protein MKFCKIFTMRCMAILSLFGYLLRASEEQKIEDKNYLQQGFDLVSDNDQFDILFPHQAASLQDLMKQSLSESADKGSLAHLVQTIEDVIALQCKDRFLTALQAVVATSDKTMTQETDPVVRYIMKYHDTKLRPIVRNWLVSQPCQDVPFLSQAVEHNNIETIKMLLAIGCNHAVRSNYYHEVAYRRHYLNLCQLRINNQFPNWLEKCFFYSSPEDFKQIINASFCELAKVDNIKKLESLAVKRMLGMMKIALQIEEQTAHDGYMGHGKSQDLLPCGQGTSYLLQRDFSHYCQCSDTYSYNKSLKHCYEFGGTPLHQAVLNNSLEIIQMLLEDGVDVNSKDILDVTPLHVAVEYSHVDAVSLLLDARADVHAKNILGKTPLHLAIEYSNRGDKFFPGNNIAIFHMLIAHPGIDVEQKVDPISIGIAHIIFQRTGSIFEDTGKTPLFLALESKSIKIVQKLLELGANPDSKNDNSDHINGDPSDSLTDLPLHYAVIYCSKEYIDLLLHAGADITMQDCQGKTPLHYAYSDNEKWLQLMHYNPNLELKDNKGNTAEELRIEWMARYEARQRLRKPARCTIS, encoded by the coding sequence ATGAAATTTTGTAAGATATTTACGATGAGATGCATGGCGATATTAAGTCTTTTTGGCTACTTGTTGCGTGCATCTGAAGAACAAAAAATAGAAGATAAAAATTATCTTCAGCAAGGCTTTGACTTAGTATCGGATAATGATCAATTTGATATTTTATTTCCTCACCAAGCTGCATCATTGCAAGATCTGATGAAACAATCTCTGTCTGAAAGTGCCGATAAAGGATCATTAGCTCATCTTGTTCAAACAATAGAAGATGTAATAGCATTACAATGTAAAGATAGATTTCTTACTGCTTTGCAGGCAGTAGTTGCTACCTCAGATAAAACTATGACGCAGGAAACAGATCCTGTTGTCAGATATATTATGAAATATCATGATACAAAGTTACGACCTATTGTCAGAAATTGGCTTGTAAGTCAACCTTGCCAGGACGTGCCTTTTTTAAGTCAAGCAGTTGAACATAATAATATTGAGACCATCAAAATGTTGCTTGCAATTGGTTGTAATCATGCAGTTCGTAGTAACTATTATCATGAAGTTGCCTATCGCAGGCATTATCTTAATTTGTGTCAATTGCGCATAAATAATCAATTCCCAAATTGGCTAGAAAAATGTTTTTTTTATTCTAGTCCAGAGGATTTTAAACAAATTATCAATGCATCATTTTGCGAGCTTGCAAAAGTCGATAATATCAAGAAACTGGAAAGCTTGGCTGTAAAAAGAATGTTGGGTATGATGAAAATAGCCTTGCAGATTGAAGAGCAAACTGCTCATGATGGTTACATGGGACATGGAAAATCTCAAGATCTATTGCCTTGTGGTCAAGGGACTAGTTATTTATTACAAAGAGATTTTTCACATTACTGTCAATGTTCTGATACATATAGCTATAATAAATCATTGAAACATTGTTATGAATTTGGCGGGACGCCTTTGCATCAAGCGGTTCTTAATAATTCTTTAGAAATTATACAGATGTTGCTTGAAGATGGCGTAGATGTTAACAGTAAAGATATTTTAGACGTAACACCATTGCATGTAGCAGTTGAATATAGTCATGTCGATGCCGTGAGTCTATTACTTGATGCACGAGCAGATGTTCATGCAAAAAATATACTTGGTAAAACGCCTTTACACCTTGCAATTGAATATTCAAATCGAGGCGATAAATTTTTTCCTGGTAATAATATTGCAATATTTCATATGCTTATTGCTCATCCAGGAATCGATGTAGAGCAAAAAGTAGATCCAATTTCTATTGGTATTGCGCATATTATATTTCAACGAACTGGAAGCATTTTTGAAGATACAGGAAAAACACCATTATTTTTAGCACTGGAATCAAAATCTATAAAAATTGTGCAAAAATTACTTGAATTGGGTGCAAATCCTGATAGCAAAAATGATAATAGTGATCACATTAATGGTGATCCTTCTGACAGTCTCACTGACCTGCCTTTACATTATGCAGTGATATATTGTTCAAAAGAATATATTGATCTTTTGCTGCACGCCGGCGCTGATATTACTATGCAAGATTGTCAGGGTAAAACTCCTTTGCATTATGCTTATAGTGATAATGAAAAGTGGTTGCAATTAATGCACTATAATCCCAATTTAGAGCTTAAAGACAATAAAGGCAATACAGCTGAAGAACTAAGGATTGAATGGATGGCCCGCTATGAAGCCCGTCAGAGACTTAGAAAACCAGCACGTTGTACGATATCATAA
- a CDS encoding FAD-dependent oxidoreductase has translation MSQKKHEVELNLDQAMQSENVVPVAIIGSGPAGLSAALYIARAGMKAFLFAGPTPCGQLTQTTFIENWPGREKVLGIDLMHDIKHQAELFGACIISDTITYVDFSTWPFAMKTEEGREFKALSVILATGAHPKTLSIPGERKYWGKGVTTCAVCDAPFFVDKEVVVVGGGDTAAEEAFELAPYAKKVTVLVRGNAMRASVSMQKRMLESDNIEIQYNKELKAVYGNDEHVTSIDIYDSKLNKLENRPMDGVFLAIGHTPNSEIFKKDLKVDDLGYLVMKGRSQAASVPGVFAAGELQDPTYRQAAVAAGEGIKAALDAASFLYSVGFNTKVGHALEKNFFETFSDEKIDLQEIITLKDFEKHVIKQKGLVVIDFYSKSCPGCVQMLPSLESLAIHMKEKVSIVKCNIFNALEVRRELKHNLGLPVKTVPTIFIFKDGKFLARSSNLMSKKELFSFVQQYITD, from the coding sequence GTGTCTCAAAAGAAGCATGAAGTCGAGTTGAATCTTGATCAAGCCATGCAGTCAGAAAATGTTGTTCCCGTTGCAATTATAGGATCTGGTCCTGCAGGATTAAGTGCCGCTTTGTATATTGCACGAGCAGGGATGAAAGCTTTCTTATTTGCGGGTCCAACACCGTGTGGACAGTTAACACAAACGACATTTATCGAAAACTGGCCTGGACGAGAAAAAGTTTTAGGTATTGATTTAATGCATGATATAAAGCATCAAGCAGAGCTTTTTGGCGCTTGTATTATTAGCGATACAATTACCTATGTTGATTTTTCTACGTGGCCATTTGCAATGAAAACAGAAGAAGGACGAGAATTTAAAGCGTTATCCGTTATTCTTGCCACAGGAGCTCATCCTAAAACATTATCAATTCCTGGAGAAAGAAAATATTGGGGTAAAGGTGTAACGACATGTGCTGTCTGTGATGCACCTTTTTTTGTTGATAAAGAAGTTGTTGTTGTCGGTGGAGGCGATACAGCTGCAGAAGAAGCTTTTGAACTAGCGCCGTATGCGAAAAAAGTTACGGTATTAGTTCGTGGTAATGCAATGCGCGCAAGCGTTTCTATGCAAAAAAGAATGTTGGAATCTGATAATATTGAAATTCAATATAACAAAGAGTTAAAAGCTGTGTACGGTAATGATGAGCATGTGACTTCAATTGATATATACGATAGCAAGCTTAATAAGTTAGAAAATCGTCCTATGGATGGTGTGTTTTTAGCAATTGGACACACTCCTAATTCTGAGATATTTAAAAAAGATCTTAAAGTTGATGACCTTGGTTATTTAGTGATGAAAGGTCGTAGCCAAGCAGCATCGGTCCCAGGTGTTTTTGCTGCAGGTGAATTACAAGATCCTACCTACCGTCAAGCAGCTGTTGCTGCAGGAGAAGGGATCAAAGCAGCTCTTGATGCAGCTTCATTTTTATATAGTGTTGGATTTAATACTAAAGTTGGGCATGCGCTGGAAAAAAACTTTTTTGAGACATTCTCAGATGAAAAAATTGATTTACAAGAAATTATTACCTTAAAAGATTTTGAAAAACATGTGATTAAGCAAAAGGGCTTGGTTGTTATTGATTTCTATTCAAAATCTTGTCCAGGATGCGTACAGATGCTTCCTTCATTAGAATCGCTTGCTATTCATATGAAAGAAAAAGTATCGATTGTTAAATGTAATATTTTTAATGCGCTAGAGGTTCGACGTGAATTAAAACATAATCTTGGATTACCTGTCAAAACTGTTCCAACCATCTTTATATTTAAAGACGGAAAGTTTCTTGCTCGCTCAAGTAATCTGATGAGCAAAAAAGAGCTATTTAGCTTTGTTCAGCAATATATTACTGATTAA
- a CDS encoding AAA family ATPase, which produces MIKKYIKSEFLLLSLLLSAQNTYAIEQEIVYEDTTSIISSDEVRYNAAQQEAYDEVKQQTHQILTCLQQLEQVLVTDKVKFDTTKGLKKEILETVGAVKATLESLFTIYTTQEAFPENFITGVAINKSCMDYLLPCLYNDISSISIDTFNTYINEQFMIHKEQMIQNFKLVGQYSKANHLKIQELRVATDNVGLTSFNKAFRYFQDVPMSLTGVPLMTTAQNTAFGLSLAALVYTIATYMAPRDGKFNIPCLDVTALKNLKINATSLECKSSSLPFKDFIGSQELTQQGMQGTKDSIEKTVLEFGIGNYIERLYKQTKDNPLTMLGIGYVGANTKSIYDAATKYTQETYDSMINYMRGEISQEGKGFNRRYNDVYFKDMINSEQLETFALELADYMKHPARYENSGTAPSTGILLTGPSQTGKSYYAQAIRTLINEELKKESAQSMKFWSVTKEEVAEYGLSAIFSWARHCAPCILFFDEIDMIGAHRDTDKTISSEFLTNMSGLLNNKNKKVIVIAATNVPDQLDQALLQNGRLGKQFQFELPSFQHRKEYLEKSLRKKNIKTLSDDDIAMIAHETEGQTYNTLNTIIATALRLAIFKSRLVTKQDFEDALDIDLRHIRKNSSLTDDQKKVIAIYQSGQAAARHILSTPQQVIKITIDSIEKQAKGSFSLQKPAPQEQTLNQSYTQYEQPKPIKNGHVFTLDLQNHSDFLNDEDQEHELLALLAGQAALELITGNMYSNFCKEDRAIILHTLEVNISQGGNITDDIRKEAIARKDALYSKAKAIMQPHIQFVQNIVNHLIQHRNISTSQWAELTSNYKI; this is translated from the coding sequence ATGATCAAAAAATATATAAAATCAGAATTTCTCCTATTATCCTTGCTTTTGAGTGCACAAAATACCTATGCAATTGAACAAGAAATAGTATATGAAGATACAACGTCAATTATTTCATCCGATGAAGTACGTTACAATGCAGCACAACAAGAAGCGTATGATGAAGTTAAACAACAGACACATCAAATTTTAACATGCCTGCAACAACTTGAACAAGTGCTCGTTACTGACAAAGTTAAATTTGATACGACCAAAGGTTTAAAAAAAGAAATATTAGAAACTGTTGGCGCTGTTAAGGCAACTCTTGAAAGTTTATTTACGATATATACGACACAAGAGGCTTTTCCAGAAAATTTCATAACTGGTGTTGCAATTAATAAAAGCTGTATGGACTACCTATTGCCATGTTTATACAACGATATAAGCAGCATCTCTATCGATACATTTAATACGTACATCAATGAACAATTCATGATTCATAAAGAACAGATGATTCAAAATTTTAAACTGGTAGGGCAATATAGTAAGGCTAATCATTTAAAAATTCAAGAGCTACGAGTAGCAACTGATAATGTTGGGTTAACATCTTTTAATAAAGCTTTTCGCTACTTTCAAGATGTACCAATGTCTTTGACAGGTGTACCATTGATGACGACAGCTCAAAATACTGCTTTTGGTCTATCGCTAGCAGCGTTAGTCTATACGATAGCAACCTATATGGCACCTCGCGATGGTAAATTTAATATTCCGTGTTTAGATGTAACAGCTTTAAAAAATTTAAAAATCAATGCTACATCTTTAGAATGTAAATCTTCAAGTCTGCCCTTTAAAGACTTTATTGGTAGCCAAGAGTTAACACAGCAAGGAATGCAAGGGACAAAAGATAGCATTGAAAAAACTGTCCTTGAATTCGGAATTGGAAATTACATCGAAAGACTTTATAAACAAACTAAAGATAACCCACTTACCATGCTTGGTATAGGGTACGTTGGTGCCAATACTAAATCAATATATGATGCAGCTACAAAATATACACAAGAAACCTATGATAGCATGATCAACTATATGCGAGGAGAAATCTCTCAAGAAGGTAAAGGTTTTAATAGAAGATACAATGATGTCTACTTTAAAGACATGATTAACTCAGAACAACTTGAAACATTTGCACTCGAACTTGCTGATTACATGAAACACCCTGCTCGTTACGAAAATAGCGGAACAGCACCATCAACAGGAATTTTGCTGACCGGTCCATCACAAACAGGTAAGTCATACTACGCTCAAGCAATTAGAACGTTAATTAATGAGGAACTCAAAAAAGAATCTGCTCAGAGTATGAAATTTTGGAGCGTAACCAAAGAAGAAGTTGCTGAGTATGGACTTTCTGCAATCTTTTCTTGGGCTCGTCACTGTGCGCCATGTATTCTTTTCTTTGACGAAATTGATATGATCGGAGCGCATCGAGATACTGATAAAACAATATCTTCTGAATTTCTTACCAACATGAGTGGATTACTCAATAATAAAAACAAAAAAGTGATTGTTATTGCAGCGACAAACGTTCCTGATCAATTAGATCAAGCATTATTGCAAAATGGTCGCCTTGGAAAACAGTTTCAATTTGAATTGCCATCATTCCAGCATCGTAAAGAATATTTAGAAAAATCATTACGTAAAAAGAATATCAAAACATTAAGCGATGATGATATTGCTATGATTGCTCATGAAACTGAAGGCCAAACCTATAACACGTTAAATACGATTATAGCAACAGCATTAAGACTGGCGATATTTAAATCTCGTTTAGTAACAAAACAAGATTTTGAAGATGCATTAGATATCGACTTACGTCATATCAGAAAAAATAGTTCATTAACTGATGATCAGAAAAAAGTTATCGCGATCTATCAGTCAGGACAAGCTGCTGCTCGTCATATTTTATCAACGCCTCAACAAGTTATTAAAATAACCATTGATTCGATTGAAAAACAGGCAAAAGGAAGTTTTTCATTACAAAAACCTGCGCCACAAGAACAAACACTGAACCAATCATATACACAATATGAGCAACCAAAACCTATTAAAAATGGTCATGTGTTTACGTTAGATCTTCAGAACCATTCTGATTTTTTAAACGATGAAGATCAAGAACATGAGCTGTTAGCTCTTTTAGCAGGTCAAGCTGCTCTCGAGTTAATTACCGGCAACATGTATAGTAATTTTTGTAAAGAAGATCGAGCAATTATATTACATACCCTTGAAGTTAACATTTCTCAAGGTGGTAACATTACTGACGACATTCGCAAAGAAGCAATTGCACGCAAAGATGCTTTATACAGCAAAGCAAAAGCTATCATGCAACCACATATTCAGTTTGTTCAAAATATTGTGAACCATCTGATTCAGCATAGAAATATCAGCACTTCACAATGGGCTGAGCTGACAAGCAACTACAAAATCTAA
- the amrB gene encoding AmmeMemoRadiSam system protein B has product MRRNVATILFLLVSFFIYVAVICLRENSSLPSHIEQVKPELDLNLSYFHQVSLQKYRLPSFYSPISIVAVPSCHDAHAHYLTSAVYQSISKHLVDHVILILQSEDHVFHGVALPTHRAVEKIFIHNTLHTDSIEQLSEHVLFHYYDAVYHAPKNLELQLAYMRYYFDAKTLITPVIMGQVTDENLVEIADQLAQIANEKTLIVVAVNIKSNQNVAAQSAFHQQSQLEMYASDTSVIQAIQGVPAGNNDISTGCLYGKYGYILLLKLLQLEKYSNVNSHFVGYDQSEQRQLQQSYAAFVYEQNKAKGYKNYIGYYEQQQLIGIAYDALHELFEPCKVKKSHMISYEMTQPHGAFVSLYAMSDHGTLLRGCMGVMTCQEPLSEIIAEMAKQAATLDHRFYVLKYQELKSTMVSISLVTNLTQVTDFSTIHQSDGIIFEYGDCSAVTFGSKDFHDTWSYQHVLTDLCFQSSVAAQSWQQPDAKIFTFNSIDFQ; this is encoded by the coding sequence TTGAGACGCAACGTAGCAACTATATTATTTTTATTAGTTTCTTTTTTTATATACGTTGCCGTTATCTGTTTGCGTGAAAATTCTAGTTTACCCTCACATATTGAACAAGTTAAACCAGAATTAGATCTTAATTTATCCTATTTTCATCAAGTCAGTCTTCAAAAATATCGACTTCCGTCGTTTTACTCACCAATTTCTATTGTTGCTGTTCCATCTTGCCATGACGCTCATGCGCATTATTTAACATCTGCTGTGTATCAAAGCATATCAAAACATCTTGTTGACCATGTGATTCTTATTTTGCAATCAGAAGATCATGTTTTTCACGGAGTTGCTTTACCCACACACAGAGCGGTTGAAAAAATATTTATTCATAACACATTACATACTGATTCAATAGAGCAGTTATCTGAGCATGTTTTGTTTCATTATTATGATGCAGTATATCATGCACCAAAGAATTTAGAGTTGCAATTAGCGTATATGCGTTACTATTTTGATGCAAAAACTCTCATTACTCCAGTCATTATGGGTCAAGTGACTGATGAAAATCTTGTTGAAATAGCAGATCAACTTGCACAAATTGCCAATGAAAAGACGCTTATAGTGGTAGCTGTCAATATCAAATCGAATCAAAATGTTGCAGCTCAATCTGCTTTTCATCAACAATCTCAGTTAGAAATGTATGCCAGTGATACTTCTGTTATTCAGGCTATTCAGGGCGTTCCTGCAGGTAATAATGATATTAGTACTGGTTGTTTGTACGGAAAATATGGTTATATTTTATTACTTAAATTATTGCAATTAGAAAAATATTCTAACGTGAATTCACATTTTGTTGGATATGATCAATCAGAACAAAGGCAATTGCAACAAAGTTATGCAGCTTTTGTGTATGAACAAAATAAAGCAAAAGGGTATAAGAATTATATTGGGTATTATGAACAACAGCAGCTGATAGGTATTGCTTATGATGCATTGCATGAATTGTTTGAACCTTGTAAGGTAAAAAAATCTCATATGATCAGTTATGAAATGACGCAGCCTCATGGAGCATTCGTTTCGCTGTATGCAATGAGTGACCATGGAACCTTATTACGAGGTTGTATGGGCGTTATGACCTGTCAAGAACCGTTATCAGAAATTATTGCAGAAATGGCTAAGCAGGCTGCAACTCTTGATCATCGGTTTTATGTTTTAAAGTATCAAGAGCTTAAATCTACGATGGTTTCTATTTCTCTTGTAACAAATCTTACGCAAGTTACAGATTTTAGTACGATACATCAGTCAGATGGAATTATATTTGAGTATGGTGACTGCAGCGCAGTTACTTTTGGTTCAAAAGATTTTCATGACACTTGGAGCTATCAACATGTATTAACTGATCTTTGCTTTCAATCAAGCGTTGCCGCTCAATCTTGGCAGCAACCAGATGCAAAAATATTTACATTTAATTCAATTGATTTTCAGTAA
- a CDS encoding ankyrin repeat domain-containing protein, translating into MKTNKLLFVLMIGLSSAITVNCSQQTITPAQKRQNIIDDAMKPENYRDLKQDLAFLESQGLLQPHSFLNLLEENITESDDATFNEVIEKAEDLLTEHMKGPFISTVERALKEKKPLTEYIDYITTHFGVLEIPLFTYVMQRKNRDMVLHNITGEWSLAWSRIEINNRCTPLYIASGKSHTDVVRLLLAAGANVDIQSADNVVSPLLIASCKGHTDVVRILLAAGANVDIKSTKNQDTSLKSVSQSVYIYIAKLLLGPGANIDSQFTNNIDSPLDIAVYQGYTDIVQILVEYGANVNIQNTDNGVSPLHIASCKGHTDVVRILLAAGANVDIKLTYNGITPLHIAVLCGHTEIVQLLVEHGANVNIQLGDNQITPLHIAVYQGYTDVVRLLLAAGANINIQLADNQITPLHIASNKGHIHIVKLLLNSGANTQIREINGLLAVDLARTYTIRHVLRWFGQSDNQCLLQSCSIS; encoded by the coding sequence ATGAAAACTAACAAACTATTATTTGTGCTGATGATAGGATTATCATCAGCTATCACAGTGAACTGTTCACAGCAAACTATAACACCAGCACAAAAGCGGCAAAATATTATTGATGATGCAATGAAGCCAGAAAATTATAGAGATTTAAAGCAAGATCTTGCATTTTTAGAGTCACAAGGGTTGTTGCAACCTCATTCATTTTTAAATTTATTAGAAGAAAATATCACTGAATCGGACGATGCTACGTTTAACGAAGTGATTGAAAAAGCTGAAGATTTGCTAACTGAGCATATGAAAGGTCCATTTATATCCACGGTTGAGCGTGCTCTTAAAGAAAAAAAGCCACTTACTGAGTATATAGATTATATTACGACTCACTTTGGAGTACTAGAAATACCATTATTTACGTATGTTATGCAACGTAAAAATAGAGATATGGTTTTGCATAACATAACAGGTGAATGGTCTCTAGCATGGAGTCGTATAGAAATTAACAATAGATGTACACCATTATATATTGCATCTGGCAAAAGTCATACAGATGTTGTTCGGCTCTTGCTTGCAGCAGGTGCTAATGTTGATATTCAAAGTGCGGATAATGTAGTCAGTCCATTGCTCATTGCATCTTGCAAAGGTCATACAGATGTTGTCAGAATTTTGCTTGCAGCAGGTGCAAATGTTGATATTAAATCGACAAAGAATCAAGATACGTCATTGAAATCTGTATCTCAAAGCGTTTACATTTATATTGCAAAGCTTTTACTTGGGCCTGGTGCAAATATTGATAGTCAATTCACGAATAATATCGATTCACCATTGGACATTGCAGTTTATCAAGGTTATACAGATATTGTACAAATTTTAGTTGAGTATGGTGCAAATGTTAATATTCAAAATACGGATAATGGAGTCAGTCCATTGCACATTGCATCTTGCAAAGGTCATACAGATGTCGTACGAATTTTGCTTGCAGCAGGTGCAAATGTTGATATTAAATTGACTTATAATGGAATTACGCCATTGCATATTGCAGTTTTGTGTGGTCATACAGAGATTGTACAACTTTTAGTTGAGCATGGTGCAAATGTTAATATTCAATTAGGTGATAATCAAATAACGCCATTGCATATTGCAGTTTATCAAGGTTATACAGATGTTGTACGACTTTTGCTTGCAGCAGGTGCAAATATTAATATTCAATTAGCTGATAATCAAATAACACCATTGCATATTGCATCTAATAAAGGTCATATACATATTGTAAAATTACTGCTTAATTCGGGTGCAAATACTCAGATTCGAGAAATTAATGGTCTATTAGCGGTAGACTTAGCAAGAACATATACAATACGGCATGTTTTAAGATGGTTTGGTCAAAGTGATAATCAATGTTTATTGCAATCGTGCTCAATATCATAA